In Lepus europaeus isolate LE1 chromosome 9, mLepTim1.pri, whole genome shotgun sequence, the following are encoded in one genomic region:
- the LOC133766314 gene encoding olfactory receptor 2T27-like, whose protein sequence is MGTGGEPTQGHQRLWAWPGLPRAPKPCYLWLPPPPWPQASIVQDMDRGNASSATDFLLAGLFPGSRHSLLLNAAVVLVYVLAFLGNALLIVLILGDARLHTPMYVLLSQLSLIDLTLTSTIVPKMATNFFTGERGISWVGCGTQSFFFLLLGMSECLILTLMAYDRYVAVCNPLRYPAIMSPRFCLHMVAGCWVGGSASSLVHTVYPLHFPICGSRETQHFFCEVPVLIKLSCEDTSVYQSVVVVTSVVLLVVPFGLITASYTLIFLAVLRMSSVKGRRKVLATCSSHLTVVSLFFGPNIFIYMSFTSSHSPEQDQALSVFSNVLTPMLNPLIYSLRNKEVLAALRKLAGRCGAS, encoded by the exons ATGGGGACTGGAGGAGAGCCCACGCAGGGTCACCAGAGACTCTGGGCCTGGCCGGGACTTCCCAGGGCTCCTAAACCGTgttacctgtggctgcctcctccccCGTGGCCACAGGCGTCCATA gtccaGGACATGGACC GTGGGAACGCCTCTTCGGCCACGGACTTCCTCCTGGCCGGGCTCTTCCCTGGGTCCCGGCACTCCCTGCTCCTCAATGCCGCCGTGGTCCTCGTCTACGTCCTGGCCTTCCTGGGAAACGCTCTTCTGATCGTCCTGATCCTGGGGGACGCCCGGCTGCACACGCCCATGTACGTCCTGCTCAGCCAGCTCTCCCTCATCGACCTGACACTGACCTCCACCATcgtccccaagatggccaccaacTTCTTCACAGGGGAGAGGGGCATCTCCTGGGTTGGCTGCGGGACACAGAGCTTCTTCTTCCTGTTGCTGGGGATGTCTGAGTGCCTCATCCTGACCCTCATGGCGTATGACCGCTACGTGGCTGTGTGCAACCCACTGCGCTACCCCGCCATCATGAGCCCCAGGTTCTGCCTGCACATGGTGGCTGGGTGTTGGGTTGGAGGCTCGGCCAGCTCCTTAGTTCACACAGTTTACCCTCTGCACTTCCCCATCTGTGGGTCCCGGGAGACCCAGCACTTCTTCTGCGAGGTCCCTGTCCTCATCAAGCTGTCCTGCGAGGACACGTCCGTGTATCAGTCCGTGGTGGTGGTGACCAGCGTGGTGCTGCTGGTTGTCCCCTTCGGTCTCATCACAGCCTCCTACACGCTCATCTTCCTCGCTGTGCTCCGCATGAGCTCCGTCAAGGGCAGGCGGAAGGTCctggccacctgctcctcccacctcacGGTGGTGAGTCTCTTCTTCGGCCCGAACATCTTCATTTACATGAGCTTCACCTCTTCCCACAGCCCAGAGCAGGACCAGGCGCTGTCTGTGTTCAGCAACGTGCTCACCCCGATGCTGAACCCCCtcatctacagcctgaggaacaaGGAGGTGCTGGCTGCACTCCGGAAGCTGGCGGGGAGGTGTGGGGCTTCCTAG